The genomic region AAGAGCTCCACTTCCCTTATTATTTCTTCGTCGGCCACTATCCATCCTAATCTAAGACCTGGAGATAGGATCTTGCTAAAGGTACCAAGATAGATTACTCTACCCTCCTTGTCTAATGCCTTGAGAGGGGGAGGGTTATCTCCCTCGAACACCAGAAATCCGTACGCATCATCCTCCACTACCAAGAAGTCATATGAGGAGGCAAGTTCCATAAGATACTTCCTATCATCCAGGTACATGGTTGTGCCAGCAGGGTTCTGAGCTGTGGGAATAACATACATGAGTTTAATCCTCTTCCCTTCCGATTTCAGCTTCTTTAGCTGGGACTCGAGAGCGTGTAGGTCAGGTCCCTTATCTGTGACAGTAACTCCATGAAATTGGGGCTTTCTGGTACGAAGGACATTGAGGGCGGTAAGATAAGTGGGTTTCTCCACAATCACGTTATCTCCTGGATCTACGAGGACATTAAATAGGATGAAGAGGGCCTCCTGACTCCCCACGCTCACGAAAACATTATTTTCACTTATCCCGGTGATTCCCCTAAGTCCCGAGAAAGATACTAACTGTTTCCTAAGCTCCGCAACTCCTGCTGTTGCGGTATATTGTAGTGCAGACGAGGACTTAGTTTCAAGTATCTCATCTGTTATCTTTTTTATGTCCTCTACCGGGAAAGTGGAGGGATCAGGTAAACCGCCAGCGAAACTTATTACATTTTTTCCCTCGGTGAGCTTTAGTAAGTCCCTTATCTCTGAGGACTTAAGCCCCTTGGTTTCATTTGAGAAGAAGCCTTCCCATTTGCCCATAAATTCTATAGTTCGATATGGCTTTTATTATTATGCGTATGCTATATACGGCAGAGATATTAACTATAGGAAATGAGCTACTGACTGGCAGAACTGTAAATACCAATGCCTCTTACATAGCTTCAAGGCTAACACTCATGGGTTTCTCCGTTAGAAGGATCACTGCGATTAGGGATGAGCTAGAAGAAATAGCTAGTGTGATAAAGGAAATCCTGGGGAGGAGTCCTGCCATTGTGGTAGTCAGTGGGGGATTAGGACCCACATACGATGATATGACAGCGGAAGGTATTGCCAAAGGTCTAGACCGGAAACTAGTTATGAATGAGGATGCCCTAAGGGAACTAAGGGAGAAGTACCAAACCAGGGGCCTACCCTTGACCCAGGAGAGGCTAAAGATGGCCCTACTGCCTGAAGGGGCAAAACCCATAAGGAACGAGGCTGGGATTGCACCGGGCTTCACGCTCAACGTTAACGGGACCGACATTGTGGCCACTCCAGGCGTGCCAAGGGAAATGGAGAGCGTCCTGGAGAGCTTCCTAAACCACATGCTAACTAGACGTCCTCCTGTATACTATTACGAAGAGAGTTTCCTGGTAAGGGGAGTTATGGAGTCCACTCTGGCTCCCCACATAAAGGGGATAGTTAAGGAAACCGGAGTCTACATAAAGACCCATCCAAAGGGGCACGAAACTAGCGAACCCTATCTGGAAGTTCAAATAGCGTATAGCGGTGAGAATCCTGATAGAGTGAAGGAGATTGTGAGGAGTGTGAAAGAAAGGGTAAAGGCCGTAGTCAGGGAATTGGGTGGGACGCTAGATAGAGTTCAGAATCCTTAGCAGTTCTCCAGGAGTCTCCAAGTTTGGAAAATGACCGGTCTCAGGAATCTCAAAGTAATTAGCCTTGGCCTTCCTAAAGACTTCCATGTTTGCCTTAAGTCTGTCCTCGCTCCCGTAGATTAGGGTGAGGCCTTCAAGCTTGCCTATCTCGGACTCGTAGTTCGGGGCCTCCAAAAGTCCCCTTACCGTGTTAATGTAGCCCACAACCGACGTGTTCCTGTAGAGCTGAAGGAATTTAGACCATAACCAGAAGGACTGCGTTATCTTGGTAGGAATCTCCCCATTAAGCCTCCTATAGAACGCCAAGGCCTCCATTCCGAATCTAGTGGCAATGTCCATATACCTCATGTAGGGTATGGGATCTGGTGCCCTATACAGTGCCCCCATGAGTACCAGTTTGCTTACTGGGTTCTTTAGGGCATACTCTATCGCAATGAGTGAACCTATGGAGTGTCCCACCACAATTGGATCCTTCACACCTAGATATTCCAACAGGGCTTTCAAGTCTTGAGCATGATCTGAAATTGTGTATCTTGAGGGAGGGACTGAGCTTTTCCCATGTCCCCTCAAGTCATACGTTATGACCCAGAACTTTGAAGCTAGATCGTTAACCACAAGCTCCCAGCTTTGAGTAGCTCCAGCTAAATGGTGTATCATTACCAATGGTTTCCCAATACCATTTACCTCATAATGAAGATCCACATCGGCTAACTCCAGGACTGGCATTCACATCACCCTCCTCAAGGCATCCAGATCAAGTTCTGCTAGTAACACCGGGTATAATAGACCAAAACTCCTTAATAACTCTGGATTTGCCTCACCCAACCTGCCAATTGTCTCGCCCTTGACAACCACTTCAGCTGATCTTCCTTTCATGAAGATGTCGCTCTCGAACCTCCTGTAGGAAGGAGCAACTCCCAAGAGATTGAGCAATACCTCGTGCAGTGGGGCCTGAAGCATCTCGTAACTCACCCTGCTGTCCATAATGGCCATGGACAGCCTAGTTGAGTTAGAGTATTTGGTGTCCTTACTATCATCCCTGTTAACCACGTCACCTATCTCAAATATCCTCACAGGAAACCTAGAGTGCTGATTATTTGATAGGAACACAAGGCTATTCCACAGCAACGAGTTGCGAACGGAATCGTATTCCACGGAGATCGGATTAGCTATGTTTACCGCCTCCCCCCTCTGGTAACTGGACTTTGTTAAGACAAGCGTATATACTTCTTGAAACCCTGCCCCTACAAGTAGGGTTCTTAACTTTCTGTAAATTTCAGACTTTTCCGAAAGGGACCCCCTACTCGCGGTTCTTCCCGACTCCAGCGTAAAGCGATCGTACCCGTAAGCCATTGCGATATCCTCTGCCACATCTGTGTAGTTCATTATATCGACCCTGTATGGTGGAACTATAACCGCGAGATCCTTGTTAGTCTCCACCTCCATTCTCATCATTCTGATCAAGTTGATGGCCTCATCCCTAGATACGTGAATTCCTAGTCTCTTATTCACGTCATCCAAACTAAATGGAACTGAGGTATGCCTCAACACAGGTGACCTATCGACGCTCATCCCCCTTACCTTTACTCTCCCAATTATCCCTCCCAGTTCAGCTAGAGCCGTGGCCAAGAGGTCCATTGTCTCCATAACGGACTCAAAGTTCGTTCCCGTAACGTCAATGAGGAGCGACTTGGTATTACCAGTGATCTTCGTCCTGTCCGAGTTAATAACCGGAGGTACGCTCAGGATCCCCCTCTCATCCATTATTGCAGGGGAGTTGCTGTCCCAGACGGATATGTTTCCGTACTGTTTCCCCTGCGGTGTCTCTTGCAGGACATCCCTTACGCTCATTTCCCTTTCCTGGTTTAGTGGAATGAAAGTGGTAGAGAGGGAAACTGGGGCATATCTAATTATTTTCCCCTCTACCTTCTCAAGATCGTGTATTCCAATGGCTACCTTCTTCCTTCTCCTTCCTATGGTATCATGGAGTTTTTCCTGAAACTGGATTAGCTCCTTTAAGTAGAAATCTGGACTAAGCTTCACATTGTAAATGACGCACGCAAGAGCGTATGGTCTAGAGGCTACCTTTTCGACCTCAAGAACGTAATCCGTGTCCTTAACGGGGTAACTGGGCTCCCCTAGTTCCTTGCCCGTTATTCCCTTTAACGCCCTCACAATCCCGCCGAGGCTCAGCATGTCCAACCTATCAGCGTTTACCTCTATGGAATACTCGTCCTGACTTACTGGTGAGACTTCTGATTTCAACTTGAACAGATAATCCACTAATTCCTGCTCGTTCAACCCCGTCATATCCTGCAGTATCCACTTGTTCAGGTTGATGGTTGGCATTAGATCACCCTCCTCGATCTCAGGTACTCTATATCGAGCGAGTATAGATCCCTTATATCCTTGACACCTAGAAAGAGCATGGCCAATCTGTCTATAC from Metallosphaera sedula DSM 5348 harbors:
- a CDS encoding aminotransferase-like domain-containing protein codes for the protein MGKWEGFFSNETKGLKSSEIRDLLKLTEGKNVISFAGGLPDPSTFPVEDIKKITDEILETKSSSALQYTATAGVAELRKQLVSFSGLRGITGISENNVFVSVGSQEALFILFNVLVDPGDNVIVEKPTYLTALNVLRTRKPQFHGVTVTDKGPDLHALESQLKKLKSEGKRIKLMYVIPTAQNPAGTTMYLDDRKYLMELASSYDFLVVEDDAYGFLVFEGDNPPPLKALDKEGRVIYLGTFSKILSPGLRLGWIVADEEIIREVELFKQNVDLHTPSLNQFIAAEAIRRGVIQSNLPKTKALYKQKRDYMIQAMDKYFPSVVKRTKPVGGMFVFTWLPEKFNTTQLLQEAMLKGVAYVPGNSFYYDYSGANTMRINFSFPSKEEIEKGIEILGNLIKSKL
- a CDS encoding nicotinamide mononucleotide deamidase-related protein, producing MLYTAEILTIGNELLTGRTVNTNASYIASRLTLMGFSVRRITAIRDELEEIASVIKEILGRSPAIVVVSGGLGPTYDDMTAEGIAKGLDRKLVMNEDALRELREKYQTRGLPLTQERLKMALLPEGAKPIRNEAGIAPGFTLNVNGTDIVATPGVPREMESVLESFLNHMLTRRPPVYYYEESFLVRGVMESTLAPHIKGIVKETGVYIKTHPKGHETSEPYLEVQIAYSGENPDRVKEIVRSVKERVKAVVRELGGTLDRVQNP
- a CDS encoding alpha/beta fold hydrolase is translated as MPVLELADVDLHYEVNGIGKPLVMIHHLAGATQSWELVVNDLASKFWVITYDLRGHGKSSVPPSRYTISDHAQDLKALLEYLGVKDPIVVGHSIGSLIAIEYALKNPVSKLVLMGALYRAPDPIPYMRYMDIATRFGMEALAFYRRLNGEIPTKITQSFWLWSKFLQLYRNTSVVGYINTVRGLLEAPNYESEIGKLEGLTLIYGSEDRLKANMEVFRKAKANYFEIPETGHFPNLETPGELLRILNSI
- the pheT gene encoding phenylalanine--tRNA ligase subunit beta; amino-acid sequence: MPTINLNKWILQDMTGLNEQELVDYLFKLKSEVSPVSQDEYSIEVNADRLDMLSLGGIVRALKGITGKELGEPSYPVKDTDYVLEVEKVASRPYALACVIYNVKLSPDFYLKELIQFQEKLHDTIGRRRKKVAIGIHDLEKVEGKIIRYAPVSLSTTFIPLNQEREMSVRDVLQETPQGKQYGNISVWDSNSPAIMDERGILSVPPVINSDRTKITGNTKSLLIDVTGTNFESVMETMDLLATALAELGGIIGRVKVRGMSVDRSPVLRHTSVPFSLDDVNKRLGIHVSRDEAINLIRMMRMEVETNKDLAVIVPPYRVDIMNYTDVAEDIAMAYGYDRFTLESGRTASRGSLSEKSEIYRKLRTLLVGAGFQEVYTLVLTKSSYQRGEAVNIANPISVEYDSVRNSLLWNSLVFLSNNQHSRFPVRIFEIGDVVNRDDSKDTKYSNSTRLSMAIMDSRVSYEMLQAPLHEVLLNLLGVAPSYRRFESDIFMKGRSAEVVVKGETIGRLGEANPELLRSFGLLYPVLLAELDLDALRRVM